TCTCCGCCTTTAAGGTCTGACAAAACATTTTCCACGATCCGTTCCGCTCCAGGATTAGTCCAATCCTGCGAATTTACGCTCCAGTGGACAACGGAATACCCCGTCTTCTCAGCAATTGTCAGCACTTGACCATTAAAATCTCCGTTAGGCGGCCGCAGCAGCTTTATATCCTTTACCTCAAGTTTGTTAAAAACATCCTGCGCCTGCAGAATATCACGCCGCACCTTTTGTTCTTCCCAGTTGGCATAGCTTTTATATTGATAACCCATACTGCCGATTTCATAACCCGAATCCTGAATTGTCTTCACGACATCCGGATGTTTTTCAGCCCATGATGCCGACAAAAAGAAAGTAGCCTTTTTTACATTCTCCCGTTTCAGC
This genomic stretch from Bacillus marinisedimentorum harbors:
- the pdaB gene encoding polysaccharide deacetylase family sporulation protein PdaB, with translation MRFFYAVNGNRFKHLLLLILIAFFTAFLFFVESSLNDSVFSSKDGPRAIYKGEEKSKQVSLTFDISWGDERAIPILEVLKRENVKKATFFLSASWAEKHPDVVKTIQDSGYEIGSMGYQYKSYANWEEQKVRRDILQAQDVFNKLEVKDIKLLRPPNGDFNGQVLTIAEKTGYSVVHWSVNSQDWTNPGAERIVENVLSDLKGGDIILLHASDSAKQTEKALPEIIKGIKDQGYSFIAVGEMIENARAQSSEIK